One region of Takifugu flavidus isolate HTHZ2018 chromosome 14, ASM371156v2, whole genome shotgun sequence genomic DNA includes:
- the tbc1d8b gene encoding TBC1 domain family member 8B isoform X1, producing the protein MWLKPEEILLKNAFKLWVTEKDNEYFVLQRRRGYGEGGGGLTGLLVGTLDTVLDFTSKVAPYRILHHTPDSQIYWTIACGVTQEEIVQHWDWLQQNIMRTLSVFDSSEDITSFVQGKIRGLIAEEGKTSLILEDDPEKFREALLRFEKWFELPAEEKLVTYYSCSYWKGKVPCQGWLYLSTNFLCFYSFLLGSEVKLIISWDEIWRLEKTSNVILTESIHVLAHGEDHYFSMLLHLNETFVIMEQLAAYSIKRLFDKESFDSEPALSDPLHITKRGLEAHAKSEQFRTFFRLPKEENLLEVHESFLWVPFSHFNTLGKICLSENYLCFASQDGSQCHVIIPMREVVNVEKPDSSSKALTVCVRGKRAMRFSEVREYQRLANTIRSRCGISPSPQHSASSEAIRGECQSLINHFEDNPEDVTLMVGQKDSSKAVSTEALMTVFHPQDVENLDPKMLKEKMKEQSWNIHFSEYGRGMAMFFTRKTRDLIVRGVPEALRGELWMLFSGAVNDMATHPGYYSELVEQSLGTSTLATDEIERDLHRSLPEHPAFQSDTGISALRRVLTAYAYRNPKIGYCQAMNILTSVLLLYAKEEEAFWLLVAVCERMLPDYFNRRIIGALVDQAVFEDLIREHLPQLVEHMTDLSFFSSVSLSWFLTLFISVLPIESAVNVVDCFFYDGIKAILQLGLAVLDYNMDALISCHDDAEAVTILNKFFDSVTNKDSPLPPTVQQAPVGNNDKASHFTVDISELIREAYEKYGNIRSEEVESSRKRNKLHVIQTLEDTTKQNVIRVVSQEVRFNASLLDELYNLFKRQHFLSCYWKIKSPALLHHDPSQAYLEQYQLGYHQFSLLFSLLEPWSFCTAKGPLSLWIFRLIDENQDGLVNFKEFSCSLDTLYCGSFTNKLKFLFKLHLPPAFTGSPIHLKEQKIPHFVPVAEDSAHLNSLSAFDLPEDGVIRKSPERGRGKVDLQAYLKQWQSEILKKEETIKDLPRINQAQFIQFTKTLYNIFHGDPEEESLYRAVAHVTSLLLRMEEVGRRLQEPSSPNESCQPANAAAAEQEEESPSKETSSTPESSKTSSSNNSQDNGSEPSEMEWSFSFEQVLASLLNEPAVVTFFERPIDFHAKLGQAKVAQLRLTANKRMET; encoded by the exons ATGTGGCTCAAACCCGAGGAGATTCTGCTGAAAAACGCCTTTAAATTATGGGTTACTGAGAAGGATAATGAGTATTTCGTACTGCAAAGGAGACGAGGTTACGGAGAAGGTGGAGGCGGCTTGACAG GCCTCCTTGTGGGAACTCTGGATACCGTGTTGGACTTCACATCAAAGGTTGCTCCCTACCGGATTCTGCACCACACTCCAGATTCACAAATATATTGGACAATAGCATGCG GTGTCACACAAGAAGAGATTGTGCAGCACTGggactggctgcagcagaacatcatGCGGACTCTCTCCGTTTTTGACTCCAGTGAAGATATCACCAGCTTTGTGCAGGGAAAGATTAGA GGTCTTATtgcagaggaaggaaaaacatctCTGATCTTAGAAGACGATCCTGAAAAGTTCCGAGAAGCACTCCTTAGATTTGAGAAGTGGTTTGAGCTGCCAGCGGAGGAAAAGCTGGTCACGTATTACTCATGCAGCTACTGGAAAGGCAAAGTCCCGTGCCAGGGCTGGCTCTACCTCAGCACAAACTTCTTATGCTTCTACTCGTTCCTGCTGGGATCTGAGG TTAAACTAATCATCTCCTGGGATGAGATTTGGAGGCTCGAGAAAACCTCGAATGTTATACTGACTGAGAGCATCCATGTGTTGGCTCACGGAGAGGATCATTATTTCTCAATGCTGCTGCACCTAAACGAGACATTTGTTATCATGGAACAGCTGGCTGCTTATTCCATCAAGCGTCTCTTTGATAAAGAATCCTTCGACAGCGAGCCAGCACTCTCCGACCCCCTTCATATTACCAAGAG GGGTTTGGAAGCACATGCAAAGAGCGAACAGTTCCGGACATTTTTCAGGCTTCCCAAAGAGGAAAACCTGTTGGAAGTGCATGAAAGCTTTCTGTGGGTGCCATTCAGTCATTTCAACACACTGGGAAAGATATGCCTGTCTGAGAACTACCTGTGCTTCGCCAGCCAGGATGGAAGCCAGTGTCATGTCATCATTCCAATGCGGGAG GTTGTGAATGTTGAGAAACCGGATTCTAGCAGCAAGGCTTTGACCGTCTGTGTGCGCGGCAAGAGGGCGATGCGTTTCTCTGAGGTTCGAGAATACCAGCGGCTTGCCAACACAATCCGTAGCAGGTGCGGGATCAGTCCCAGCCCCCAGCACTCGGCTTCATCAGAG GCCATACGAGGCGAGTGCCAGTCGCTCATCAACCATTTTGAGGACAACCCAGAGGACGTTACACTGATGGTCGGACAGAAAGACAGCAGCAAGGCCGTGAGCACGGAGGCTCTCATGACTGTTTTCCACCCTCAGGATGTTGAGAACCTCGACCCAAAAATG ctcaaagaaaagatgaaggagCAGTCATGGAACATCCACTTTTCTGAATACGGACGTGGCATGGCCATGTTCTTCACCAGGAAAACACGAGACTTGATCGTACGTGGAGTCCCAGAGGCCCTGAGAGGAGAGCTGTGGATGTTGTTTTCAG GTGCTGTCAACGACATGGCCACTCACCCCGGGTATTACTCTGAGCTGGTCGAGCAGTCTCTTGGCACCAGCACTTTGGCTACAGATGAAATTGAGAGGGACTTGCATCGCTCTTTGCCAGAGCACCCAGCATTTCAGAGTGACACAGGAATTTCTGCTCTGCGCAGAGTCCTCACTGCCTATGCATACAGGAACCCTAAGATTGGCTACTGCCAG GCCATGAACATCCTCACCTCGGTTCTCCTGCTCTATGCAAAAGAAGAGGAGGCTTTCTGGCTGCTTGTGGCTGTCTGTGAGAGGATGCTGCCCGATTACTTTAACCGTCGAATTATAG GCGCTCTGGTTGACCAGGCGGTGTTTGAGGACCTGATCCGAGAACACCTCCCCCAGCTGGTGGAGCACATGACCGACCTGAGTTTCTTCTCATCTGTGTCGCTGTCCTGGTTCCTCACTCTCTTCATCAGCGTCCTGCCAATAGAGAGCGCGGTCAACGTGGTGGACTGTTTCTTCTATGATGGCATCAAAGCCATTCTGCAACTTGGCCTGGCGGTGCTGGATTACAACATGGACGCTCTGATCAGCTGCCACGATGACGCCGAGGCCGTCACCATCCTCAACAA ATTCTTTGACAGCGTAACAAACAAAGACAGTCCCCTGCCCCCAACTGTGCAGCAGGCTCCAGTGGGCAACAATGATAAGGCTTCTCACTTCACTGTGGATATCAGTGAGCTGATCCGAGAGGCTTATGAG AAATATGGAAATATCCGTTCGGAGGAAGTGGAGAGTTCACGCAAACGAAACAAACTGCACGTGATCCAGACGCTGGAGGATACGACCAAACAAAACGTC ATTCGTGTGGTGTCTCAAGAAGTCCGATTTAACGCCTCACTGCTCGATGAGCTCTATAATTTATTCAAA aGGCAGCATTTCCTCTCCTGTTATTGGAAAATAAAGAGCCCCGCTCTGCTCCATCATGACCCCAGTCAAGCTTATCTGGAACAGTACCAGTTAGGTTACCACCAGTTCAGCTTGCTCTTCTCCCTGCTGGAGCCCTGGTCCTTCTGCACAGCCAAGggccctctgtctctctggatCTTCCGCCTGATAGATGAGAACCAGGATGGCCTCGTCAACTTTAAAGAATTCTCCTGTTCTCTGG ATACTCTCTACTGTGGATCTTTCACCAACAAGCTGAAGTTTCTCTTCAAGCTACACTTGCCACCAG CTTTCACAGGAAGCCCTATTCACCTAAAGGAACAGAAAATCCCTCATTTTGTTCCGGTGGCTGAAGACTCTGCTCATTTGAATAGCCTCTCTG CGTTTGATCTTCCTGAAGATGGCGTGATAAGGAAAAGTCCTGAAAGAG GTCGAGGAAAGGTTGACTTGCAGGCTTACCTGAAACAATGGCAAAGTGAAATACTAAAGAAGGAAGAAACCATCAAGGATCTACCTCGAATTAATCAG GCTCAGTTTATTCAGTTCACCAAGACGCTGTACAACATCTTTCACGGCGATCCGGAGGAGGAGTCCCTGTACCGAGCGGTGGCTCATGTGACCAGCCTCCTtctgaggatggaggaggtagGACGGAGGTTGCAGGAGCCCAGTAGCCCAAATGAGTCCTGCCAGCCTGCTAACGCTGCTGCTgcggaacaggaggaggagtcgCCCTCCAAAGAAACCTCTTCCACCCCTGAAAGCTCCAAGACCTCCAGCTCCAACAACAGTCAGGACAACGGCTCCGAGCCGTCGGAGATGGAGTGGTCGTTTTCATTTGAGCAAGTCCTCGCTTCTCTTCTAAACGAGCCGGCCGTAGTCACCTTTTTTGAAAGGCCCATTGATTTTCACGCTAAACTGGGACAAGCTAAGGTTGCCCAGTTGAGGCTAACCGCAAATAAAAGAATGGAAACCTAA
- the tbc1d8b gene encoding TBC1 domain family member 8B isoform X2, translated as MWLKPEEILLKNAFKLWVTEKDNEYFVLQRRRGYGEGGGGLTGLLVGTLDTVLDFTSKVAPYRILHHTPDSQIYWTIACGVTQEEIVQHWDWLQQNIMRTLSVFDSSEDITSFVQGKIRGLIAEEGKTSLILEDDPEKFREALLRFEKWFELPAEEKLVTYYSCSYWKGKVPCQGWLYLSTNFLCFYSFLLGSEVKLIISWDEIWRLEKTSNVILTESIHVLAHGEDHYFSMLLHLNETFVIMEQLAAYSIKRLFDKESFDSEPALSDPLHITKRGLEAHAKSEQFRTFFRLPKEENLLEVHESFLWVPFSHFNTLGKICLSENYLCFASQDGSQCHVIIPMREVVNVEKPDSSSKALTVCVRGKRAMRFSEVREYQRLANTIRSRCGISPSPQHSASSEAIRGECQSLINHFEDNPEDVTLMVGQKDSSKAVSTEALMTVFHPQDVENLDPKMLKEKMKEQSWNIHFSEYGRGMAMFFTRKTRDLIVRGVPEALRGELWMLFSGAVNDMATHPGYYSELVEQSLGTSTLATDEIERDLHRSLPEHPAFQSDTGISALRRVLTAYAYRNPKIGYCQAMNILTSVLLLYAKEEEAFWLLVAVCERMLPDYFNRRIIGALVDQAVFEDLIREHLPQLVEHMTDLSFFSSVSLSWFLTLFISVLPIESAVNVVDCFFYDGIKAILQLGLAVLDYNMDALISCHDDAEAVTILNKFFDSVTNKDSPLPPTVQQAPVGNNDKASHFTVDISELIREAYEKYGNIRSEEVESSRKRNKLHVIQTLEDTTKQNVIRVVSQEVRFNASLLDELYNLFKRQHFLSCYWKIKSPALLHHDPSQAYLEQYQLGYHQFSLLFSLLEPWSFCTAKGPLSLWIFRLIDENQDGLVNFKEFSCSLDTLYCGSFTNKLKFLFKLHLPPAFDLPEDGVIRKSPERGRGKVDLQAYLKQWQSEILKKEETIKDLPRINQAQFIQFTKTLYNIFHGDPEEESLYRAVAHVTSLLLRMEEVGRRLQEPSSPNESCQPANAAAAEQEEESPSKETSSTPESSKTSSSNNSQDNGSEPSEMEWSFSFEQVLASLLNEPAVVTFFERPIDFHAKLGQAKVAQLRLTANKRMET; from the exons ATGTGGCTCAAACCCGAGGAGATTCTGCTGAAAAACGCCTTTAAATTATGGGTTACTGAGAAGGATAATGAGTATTTCGTACTGCAAAGGAGACGAGGTTACGGAGAAGGTGGAGGCGGCTTGACAG GCCTCCTTGTGGGAACTCTGGATACCGTGTTGGACTTCACATCAAAGGTTGCTCCCTACCGGATTCTGCACCACACTCCAGATTCACAAATATATTGGACAATAGCATGCG GTGTCACACAAGAAGAGATTGTGCAGCACTGggactggctgcagcagaacatcatGCGGACTCTCTCCGTTTTTGACTCCAGTGAAGATATCACCAGCTTTGTGCAGGGAAAGATTAGA GGTCTTATtgcagaggaaggaaaaacatctCTGATCTTAGAAGACGATCCTGAAAAGTTCCGAGAAGCACTCCTTAGATTTGAGAAGTGGTTTGAGCTGCCAGCGGAGGAAAAGCTGGTCACGTATTACTCATGCAGCTACTGGAAAGGCAAAGTCCCGTGCCAGGGCTGGCTCTACCTCAGCACAAACTTCTTATGCTTCTACTCGTTCCTGCTGGGATCTGAGG TTAAACTAATCATCTCCTGGGATGAGATTTGGAGGCTCGAGAAAACCTCGAATGTTATACTGACTGAGAGCATCCATGTGTTGGCTCACGGAGAGGATCATTATTTCTCAATGCTGCTGCACCTAAACGAGACATTTGTTATCATGGAACAGCTGGCTGCTTATTCCATCAAGCGTCTCTTTGATAAAGAATCCTTCGACAGCGAGCCAGCACTCTCCGACCCCCTTCATATTACCAAGAG GGGTTTGGAAGCACATGCAAAGAGCGAACAGTTCCGGACATTTTTCAGGCTTCCCAAAGAGGAAAACCTGTTGGAAGTGCATGAAAGCTTTCTGTGGGTGCCATTCAGTCATTTCAACACACTGGGAAAGATATGCCTGTCTGAGAACTACCTGTGCTTCGCCAGCCAGGATGGAAGCCAGTGTCATGTCATCATTCCAATGCGGGAG GTTGTGAATGTTGAGAAACCGGATTCTAGCAGCAAGGCTTTGACCGTCTGTGTGCGCGGCAAGAGGGCGATGCGTTTCTCTGAGGTTCGAGAATACCAGCGGCTTGCCAACACAATCCGTAGCAGGTGCGGGATCAGTCCCAGCCCCCAGCACTCGGCTTCATCAGAG GCCATACGAGGCGAGTGCCAGTCGCTCATCAACCATTTTGAGGACAACCCAGAGGACGTTACACTGATGGTCGGACAGAAAGACAGCAGCAAGGCCGTGAGCACGGAGGCTCTCATGACTGTTTTCCACCCTCAGGATGTTGAGAACCTCGACCCAAAAATG ctcaaagaaaagatgaaggagCAGTCATGGAACATCCACTTTTCTGAATACGGACGTGGCATGGCCATGTTCTTCACCAGGAAAACACGAGACTTGATCGTACGTGGAGTCCCAGAGGCCCTGAGAGGAGAGCTGTGGATGTTGTTTTCAG GTGCTGTCAACGACATGGCCACTCACCCCGGGTATTACTCTGAGCTGGTCGAGCAGTCTCTTGGCACCAGCACTTTGGCTACAGATGAAATTGAGAGGGACTTGCATCGCTCTTTGCCAGAGCACCCAGCATTTCAGAGTGACACAGGAATTTCTGCTCTGCGCAGAGTCCTCACTGCCTATGCATACAGGAACCCTAAGATTGGCTACTGCCAG GCCATGAACATCCTCACCTCGGTTCTCCTGCTCTATGCAAAAGAAGAGGAGGCTTTCTGGCTGCTTGTGGCTGTCTGTGAGAGGATGCTGCCCGATTACTTTAACCGTCGAATTATAG GCGCTCTGGTTGACCAGGCGGTGTTTGAGGACCTGATCCGAGAACACCTCCCCCAGCTGGTGGAGCACATGACCGACCTGAGTTTCTTCTCATCTGTGTCGCTGTCCTGGTTCCTCACTCTCTTCATCAGCGTCCTGCCAATAGAGAGCGCGGTCAACGTGGTGGACTGTTTCTTCTATGATGGCATCAAAGCCATTCTGCAACTTGGCCTGGCGGTGCTGGATTACAACATGGACGCTCTGATCAGCTGCCACGATGACGCCGAGGCCGTCACCATCCTCAACAA ATTCTTTGACAGCGTAACAAACAAAGACAGTCCCCTGCCCCCAACTGTGCAGCAGGCTCCAGTGGGCAACAATGATAAGGCTTCTCACTTCACTGTGGATATCAGTGAGCTGATCCGAGAGGCTTATGAG AAATATGGAAATATCCGTTCGGAGGAAGTGGAGAGTTCACGCAAACGAAACAAACTGCACGTGATCCAGACGCTGGAGGATACGACCAAACAAAACGTC ATTCGTGTGGTGTCTCAAGAAGTCCGATTTAACGCCTCACTGCTCGATGAGCTCTATAATTTATTCAAA aGGCAGCATTTCCTCTCCTGTTATTGGAAAATAAAGAGCCCCGCTCTGCTCCATCATGACCCCAGTCAAGCTTATCTGGAACAGTACCAGTTAGGTTACCACCAGTTCAGCTTGCTCTTCTCCCTGCTGGAGCCCTGGTCCTTCTGCACAGCCAAGggccctctgtctctctggatCTTCCGCCTGATAGATGAGAACCAGGATGGCCTCGTCAACTTTAAAGAATTCTCCTGTTCTCTGG ATACTCTCTACTGTGGATCTTTCACCAACAAGCTGAAGTTTCTCTTCAAGCTACACTTGCCACCAG CGTTTGATCTTCCTGAAGATGGCGTGATAAGGAAAAGTCCTGAAAGAG GTCGAGGAAAGGTTGACTTGCAGGCTTACCTGAAACAATGGCAAAGTGAAATACTAAAGAAGGAAGAAACCATCAAGGATCTACCTCGAATTAATCAG GCTCAGTTTATTCAGTTCACCAAGACGCTGTACAACATCTTTCACGGCGATCCGGAGGAGGAGTCCCTGTACCGAGCGGTGGCTCATGTGACCAGCCTCCTtctgaggatggaggaggtagGACGGAGGTTGCAGGAGCCCAGTAGCCCAAATGAGTCCTGCCAGCCTGCTAACGCTGCTGCTgcggaacaggaggaggagtcgCCCTCCAAAGAAACCTCTTCCACCCCTGAAAGCTCCAAGACCTCCAGCTCCAACAACAGTCAGGACAACGGCTCCGAGCCGTCGGAGATGGAGTGGTCGTTTTCATTTGAGCAAGTCCTCGCTTCTCTTCTAAACGAGCCGGCCGTAGTCACCTTTTTTGAAAGGCCCATTGATTTTCACGCTAAACTGGGACAAGCTAAGGTTGCCCAGTTGAGGCTAACCGCAAATAAAAGAATGGAAACCTAA